In Chitinophagales bacterium, one DNA window encodes the following:
- a CDS encoding prohibitin family protein: MFIVILAIIGIIAGFILQANERTRTASRIVKVIAVVMLATGLAFSCIVQIEAGEVGVPTLFGKVSGRILSSGLNFVNPFVVVKKFDIRTQNYTMAGAYDEGDRVGEDAMRVLTSDGLELVLDVSVLYRVIPSETPKILTTIGESYEDVIVRPIARTKIRDNATGYTAIDLYSFKREEFQQKVFTSIEKEFRTRGMELEQLLVRNITLPESVKTSIESKIQAEQEAQKMEFVLQKEKQEAERKRVEAQGIADYQRIVSQTLTNNQLQYEMIKAYKELALSGNSKVLIMGDMKGGVPIILGDK, translated from the coding sequence ATGTTCATCGTCATACTTGCCATCATAGGAATAATTGCCGGTTTCATCCTGCAAGCCAATGAACGCACCCGTACCGCTTCGCGGATAGTAAAAGTGATTGCCGTTGTGATGCTGGCCACGGGCCTTGCCTTTTCCTGCATTGTGCAGATTGAAGCAGGCGAAGTCGGCGTTCCCACCTTGTTTGGTAAAGTCAGCGGCCGTATTCTCAGCAGTGGTTTAAATTTCGTCAATCCGTTTGTGGTGGTGAAGAAGTTCGATATCCGCACGCAGAATTATACCATGGCCGGCGCTTATGATGAAGGCGACCGCGTGGGAGAAGATGCGATGCGTGTGCTGACATCTGACGGGCTGGAGTTAGTGCTCGATGTTTCCGTGTTGTATCGCGTGATACCGTCGGAAACGCCCAAAATCCTTACGACGATAGGAGAAAGCTATGAAGATGTAATTGTGCGGCCGATTGCACGCACCAAAATCCGCGATAATGCGACAGGCTACACGGCGATTGATCTTTACTCGTTCAAACGTGAAGAGTTTCAGCAGAAAGTTTTTACCAGCATAGAAAAAGAATTCAGGACGCGCGGTATGGAACTGGAACAGCTGCTCGTGCGTAACATCACGCTTCCCGAATCGGTGAAAACATCTATTGAGTCAAAAATACAGGCAGAGCAGGAAGCGCAAAAGATGGAATTCGTACTGCAGAAAGAAAAACAGGAAGCGGAACGCAAGCGCGTGGAAGCTCAAGGTATCGCTGACTATCAGCGTATCGTGAGCCAGACCTTAACGAACAATCAGTTGCAATATGAAATGATTAAGGCGTATAAAGAACTTGCGCTTTCAGGTAACAGCAAAGTCCTGATCATGGGTGATATGAAAGGTGGCGTTCCCATTATCCTGGGCGACAAATAA
- a CDS encoding T9SS type A sorting domain-containing protein, protein MKKSIAISTLLTAVILMFSTALISVPKKPPIAVTGAPGEGTCSDCHSGAGLNMGPGFVTLAFSGSNNEYKLNKNYVITVSVFDTTKSRFGFETVSLDINNVQAGKPVETDHDHTTRRTDDATGRIYMSNYTGTALNVWTYKWKSPATNIGNVIFYASGNAADWNDNLEGDNIYTTTMQVKPKGGISEDMDSEQATALKTELSIYPNPVTSGYFNAAYNLSSDKMITIDLYSLSGEHLQTLYRAYKEAGNHDQTVHLMKPVPAGLYLVGLTAGSERTFHKVVFGL, encoded by the coding sequence ATGAAGAAATCAATTGCCATCTCTACTTTGCTTACGGCAGTAATTCTAATGTTTTCTACTGCATTGATCTCTGTTCCGAAGAAACCACCTATTGCTGTCACCGGCGCACCGGGAGAAGGCACGTGCTCAGATTGTCATTCCGGAGCAGGACTTAATATGGGCCCTGGTTTTGTGACGCTGGCATTCAGCGGCTCCAATAATGAATATAAGCTGAATAAGAACTATGTAATCACCGTCAGCGTCTTTGATACCACTAAATCAAGATTTGGCTTTGAAACGGTATCGCTGGATATAAATAATGTGCAGGCGGGCAAGCCGGTTGAAACCGATCACGATCACACCACACGCCGCACAGATGATGCCACCGGAAGAATTTACATGAGTAACTACACCGGTACAGCACTTAATGTGTGGACCTATAAATGGAAGTCACCTGCCACCAATATCGGCAATGTTATTTTTTATGCATCAGGTAATGCTGCAGACTGGAATGACAATCTGGAAGGAGATAACATCTACACCACAACCATGCAAGTGAAGCCGAAAGGCGGAATAAGTGAAGATATGGACAGCGAGCAGGCAACAGCCTTGAAAACTGAATTATCAATATACCCAAATCCTGTTACATCCGGATATTTCAATGCCGCTTATAATTTGTCATCGGACAAAATGATCACGATTGATCTGTATAGTCTTAGCGGTGAACACCTCCAAACTCTTTACCGGGCATATAAAGAAGCGGGAAATCATGATCAGACAGTACACCTGATGAAGCCGGTACCTGCCGGCCTTTACCTGGTAGGGCTCACCGCAGGCAGTGAACGAACTTTTCACAAGGTTGTATTCGGACTTTGA
- a CDS encoding T9SS type A sorting domain-containing protein encodes MKNTSIWLRYLSLSGMLCLNIFPAVAQYAEIEWNLYFYEKNVKMADSELVENILVTTESNKEYIYIVGRTNSTTSTQQFCNTGLGNGDVFLGKFDAKGKTVWIRYLGGPGLDEDTLVADKYDWGYALAYDKAPNGKPRIYVGGTTLKNNSVLNCGQACTQGVYQPEAADSWDGFVAKYDGNGNLLRWTYLGGGEAGRTDTDEVLSLDVYDHKVFVSGYAEGPHSTLLQKEKVSKVYDSTYNGGGDAFIAVFDTCLSSMSFFTYYNASANPADTAQDPDAQDRIHGMKIGKDGSVYLNGTTNSDAGISTNPANARGGNLDQFVARWIPDETLGYKPLWSIYQGGSNRERGRMLALDADDNVFVTGLTYSDSTTFPTIGNVIQKNNAGDPDAFITKIDNAGNIKWRTYFGGYGSDISNGIQTRRSADGLHQYVAIAGLTKNCDLFTSKQYAPLPVTALNGASTEACNPLDTANQKNDAFVVLVTDPDYGTDTVMRISFGTYAGGSKGETYGPSTEFTGYGPTVAFAKNGNMYLTFSSASKDIGDANHGNAGKIKSKFHGEYDAVVQKYPLNAIMKEMQGNDLDAPGDIATKPLMEVYPMPFDQGFTVKLQEEVAGVADWKLFSVTGECMGNIVPHKDDALHVSYDCAPLRSGVYILRYADSKKVIITKLIKQ; translated from the coding sequence ATGAAAAACACCTCCATCTGGCTGAGATACCTTAGCCTGTCAGGCATGCTGTGCTTAAATATTTTTCCTGCTGTGGCACAGTACGCTGAGATTGAATGGAATCTTTACTTCTATGAAAAGAACGTGAAGATGGCTGACTCGGAGCTGGTGGAAAATATATTAGTCACCACAGAGAGCAATAAAGAGTATATCTACATCGTAGGCAGAACTAATTCAACCACAAGCACACAGCAGTTTTGTAATACCGGCCTTGGGAATGGCGATGTTTTTCTGGGAAAGTTTGATGCCAAAGGGAAAACGGTCTGGATACGTTATCTCGGAGGTCCGGGACTTGATGAGGATACCCTCGTGGCCGACAAGTATGACTGGGGTTATGCACTCGCCTATGATAAAGCACCCAATGGTAAACCGAGAATTTATGTAGGCGGAACCACCTTAAAAAACAACAGTGTATTGAACTGCGGACAGGCATGTACGCAGGGTGTCTATCAGCCGGAGGCTGCAGATAGCTGGGATGGCTTTGTGGCAAAATATGATGGCAACGGCAACCTGCTGCGCTGGACATATCTCGGTGGCGGTGAAGCCGGCAGAACGGATACTGATGAAGTACTCTCACTCGACGTGTATGATCACAAGGTGTTTGTATCCGGCTATGCCGAAGGTCCGCACAGCACATTGCTTCAAAAAGAGAAAGTCAGCAAGGTTTATGACAGCACCTATAATGGTGGTGGCGATGCATTTATCGCTGTTTTCGACACCTGCCTGTCCTCTATGAGTTTCTTCACCTACTATAATGCATCTGCAAACCCGGCTGATACAGCACAGGATCCTGATGCGCAGGATAGAATACATGGAATGAAAATCGGTAAAGACGGATCTGTTTATCTGAACGGCACGACTAACAGTGATGCGGGCATTTCTACCAATCCGGCTAATGCCCGAGGCGGTAACCTGGATCAGTTTGTCGCCCGGTGGATACCAGATGAAACACTTGGATATAAACCACTCTGGAGTATATATCAGGGAGGGAGCAACAGGGAACGTGGCAGAATGCTGGCACTCGATGCCGATGATAATGTTTTTGTGACCGGACTGACTTATAGTGACAGCACTACGTTCCCAACAATTGGAAATGTTATTCAAAAAAATAATGCCGGAGATCCCGATGCTTTTATCACAAAGATTGATAACGCAGGCAATATAAAGTGGAGAACCTACTTTGGAGGATATGGCAGTGACATCTCCAATGGTATACAGACAAGAAGATCGGCGGACGGGCTCCATCAGTATGTGGCTATTGCAGGACTAACTAAAAATTGCGACCTGTTTACATCGAAGCAATATGCGCCGCTTCCTGTTACCGCTTTAAACGGAGCATCCACGGAAGCATGTAACCCGTTGGATACTGCTAACCAAAAAAACGATGCTTTTGTAGTGCTCGTCACGGATCCTGATTACGGAACGGATACGGTAATGCGCATCAGCTTCGGAACATATGCCGGAGGATCAAAGGGCGAGACCTATGGCCCTTCCACAGAATTTACCGGCTACGGGCCAACGGTGGCTTTTGCCAAAAACGGGAATATGTACCTGACTTTTTCATCAGCCAGTAAAGATATCGGTGATGCCAATCATGGCAATGCCGGGAAAATAAAAAGCAAGTTTCATGGTGAGTATGATGCCGTCGTGCAGAAGTATCCATTGAATGCCATCATGAAGGAAATGCAGGGTAATGATTTGGATGCGCCCGGAGACATTGCCACAAAGCCTTTGATGGAAGTGTACCCGATGCCATTTGATCAGGGCTTTACCGTTAAACTGCAGGAAGAAGTTGCGGGAGTTGCAGATTGGAAACTCTTTAGTGTTACCGGTGAATGCATGGGAAACATCGTGCCTCATAAGGATGATGCCCTTCACGTTAGTTATGACTGTGCACCGTTGCGCAGCGGCGTTTATATCCTCCGCTATGCCGACAGCAAAAAAGTAATCATCACAAAACTAATAAAGCAATAA
- a CDS encoding thioredoxin family protein yields the protein MKRSFISILIFCVATTAFAQNVNFFSGTWEEAQQKAKSENKFIMVDAFTDWCGPCKRMDAEMFRNNTKVAELVNANFIAFKADCEKSPTAAIAMKFKVMSYPTLLFFNPQGALVMRSLGYTSDQQEFLKPLQQALTIKAQQVYAFDSKVLDPGFPAIYKDVFKVDGVTPVRHPADEVVQYLDGQKDKFSEVNWAVMYIYSFPGKYEQFLLDNFTKLQSLYNDEAADAVKKVAYKHVGNAMKSRDEKEFNMATAMVMKYIPEQSSAFLPGWQINFYRSMGQWKQYADAIDAELQRDPTIDVEYLNQFCWPIYEKCDDPAVIRQAIGWLDARAAKIRSYEVLDTYAALLYKGNRLEDAEKYAMKAIQAGEDDDKNVDETKALLVKIREAKASPSGNK from the coding sequence ATGAAAAGAAGTTTCATTTCCATACTCATCTTCTGTGTTGCCACCACTGCCTTCGCGCAAAACGTAAATTTTTTCAGCGGCACCTGGGAAGAGGCGCAGCAAAAGGCAAAGTCGGAAAATAAATTCATCATGGTGGATGCTTTCACCGACTGGTGTGGTCCCTGCAAGCGAATGGATGCTGAAATGTTTCGCAACAATACAAAGGTGGCGGAGTTGGTGAATGCGAATTTCATTGCTTTCAAAGCCGATTGTGAGAAGTCGCCTACAGCAGCCATTGCCATGAAGTTTAAGGTTATGAGTTATCCCACATTGTTGTTTTTCAATCCGCAGGGCGCGCTCGTTATGAGAAGTCTTGGTTATACTTCAGATCAGCAGGAATTCTTGAAGCCATTACAACAGGCACTCACTATTAAGGCACAACAGGTGTATGCTTTCGACTCGAAGGTGCTTGACCCCGGTTTTCCAGCCATATACAAAGATGTGTTTAAAGTGGACGGTGTAACGCCGGTTCGTCATCCGGCCGATGAGGTGGTGCAATACCTCGATGGGCAGAAGGATAAATTCTCCGAGGTGAACTGGGCCGTCATGTACATCTATTCCTTCCCGGGCAAGTATGAACAGTTCCTGCTCGACAACTTCACGAAGCTGCAGTCGCTGTACAATGATGAAGCGGCGGATGCAGTGAAGAAAGTGGCATATAAGCACGTAGGCAATGCCATGAAAAGCAGGGACGAGAAGGAATTCAATATGGCCACTGCCATGGTGATGAAATATATTCCTGAGCAGTCTTCAGCGTTTCTGCCCGGCTGGCAGATCAATTTTTACAGGAGTATGGGGCAATGGAAGCAATATGCAGATGCCATTGATGCGGAGCTGCAGCGTGATCCCACGATTGATGTGGAATACCTCAATCAGTTCTGCTGGCCGATCTATGAAAAATGCGATGATCCCGCAGTGATCAGGCAGGCGATAGGATGGCTGGATGCAAGGGCCGCAAAGATCAGATCGTATGAGGTGCTCGATACATATGCTGCATTGTTGTATAAAGGCAACCGGCTGGAAGATGCAGAGAAGTATGCAATGAAAGCGATACAAGCCGGAGAAGATGATGATAAGAATGTTGATGAAACCAAAGCGCTGCTCGTGAAGATCAGGGAAGCAAAGGCTTCGCCTTCAGGCAATAAGTGA
- a CDS encoding alpha/beta hydrolase gives MTPVSITHAGITLRYYKEGDGFPLVFIHGFCEDHTVWTDFVEPFTARYTLLLPDLPGFGHSGLPPHGLTMDFYADCIMAMLAAEKLSRFAIVGHSMGGYVTMNIAERFPQQLAGFGLFHSFASADDAAKKKDRERVADFVTVNGSALFVRELFKVLFGQRFVKDHQHTIDVLVKHAEATSSARGVAYAALAMRDRRDTTAVLKKTKVPVLFIIGKEDKAIPVEKSLQQSHLPAHSVISVLKNTGHMGMVETPADCRLALHEWLSLIA, from the coding sequence ATGACACCGGTTTCCATAACGCATGCAGGCATTACCCTGCGCTACTATAAAGAAGGCGATGGATTTCCATTGGTGTTCATTCATGGCTTTTGTGAAGACCATACTGTCTGGACGGATTTTGTGGAACCGTTTACTGCACGCTACACCTTACTGCTGCCCGACCTGCCGGGCTTCGGACATTCTGGCCTGCCGCCGCATGGCCTCACCATGGATTTTTATGCCGATTGTATCATGGCGATGCTGGCTGCCGAAAAGTTGAGCAGGTTCGCTATTGTTGGTCACAGCATGGGTGGCTATGTGACCATGAACATCGCCGAACGATTCCCGCAGCAACTGGCGGGCTTTGGCTTGTTTCACTCGTTCGCCTCAGCAGATGATGCAGCAAAAAAGAAGGATCGCGAACGTGTGGCCGACTTTGTGACGGTGAACGGCAGCGCGCTGTTTGTGCGTGAGTTGTTTAAAGTGCTGTTCGGGCAGCGCTTCGTCAAAGATCATCAGCATACGATTGATGTCCTGGTAAAACATGCGGAAGCAACGTCATCCGCCAGGGGAGTGGCATATGCTGCATTGGCCATGCGCGACCGGCGCGATACCACAGCCGTGCTGAAAAAAACGAAGGTGCCTGTTTTGTTTATTATCGGGAAGGAAGACAAAGCCATCCCCGTCGAGAAATCGCTGCAGCAGTCGCACCTGCCGGCTCACTCCGTGATCAGTGTGCTTAAAAACACGGGCCACATGGGCATGGTGGAAACACCCGCCGACTGCAGGCTGGCCCTGCATGAATGGTTGTCACTTATTGCCTGA